From a region of the Triticum aestivum cultivar Chinese Spring chromosome 7D, IWGSC CS RefSeq v2.1, whole genome shotgun sequence genome:
- the LOC123168044 gene encoding cysteine-rich and transmembrane domain-containing protein WIH2: MSYQQGYPPPGTAAAYPPPGHHQQAYVAPPPAMYQQDQQYPPAGADTTSRGGHGHGGDGFLKGCCAALCCCCLLDACF; the protein is encoded by the exons ATGAGCTACCAGCAGG GCTACCCGCCACCGGGCACTGCAGCAGCGTACCCTCCGCCGGGCCACCACCAGCAGGCCTACGTCGCGCCGCCGCCGGCTATGTACCAGCAGGACCAACAGTACCCTCCTGCCGGCGCCGACACCACCAGCCGCGGCGGACACGGCCACGGCGGCGATGGCTTCTTGAAAGGATG CTGCGCGGCGCTGTGCTGCTGCTGCCTCCTCGACGCCTGCTTCTGA